A genomic stretch from Orcinus orca chromosome 14, mOrcOrc1.1, whole genome shotgun sequence includes:
- the EDRF1 gene encoding erythroid differentiation-related factor 1 isoform X6: MGDSKEARTEAPPAGAAARGGLSLLSQGESEEPSAQIICIKSSPGFPVEDNRQGSALFLGGNEVKSRAVVKYSSAPPRTAFARLQEKTDLKLPPANWLRESAKLGPAGTTILGNSRKSKPFSSFGMAYDFIDSVGNDVDVVSDSENIKKLLKIPYSKSHVSMAVHRIGRTLLLDELDIQELFMRSSQTGDWTWLKEFYQRLIDQKWQRKKKSKEHWYQKAILSKFLYYSINGDGAAQPVPSTAKQQKSSSADQTNDSDGASWPAPFEMPSSVSEDPSASSQGGEPLEPSYIVGHVASAPKEQNLTTLFNDGENSQGLKNDFARNILWTFEDIHMLVGSNMPIFGGGRYPAVSLRLRCMCSC, from the exons ATGGGGGACTCTAAGGAGGCCAGGACCGAGGCTCCGCCGGCCGGGGCCGCTGCTCGGGGAGGGCTCAGCCTCTTGTCCCAAGGAGAGTCCGAGGAACCTTCTGCACAG ATCATTTGTATCAAAAGCAGTCCTGGCTTCCCAGTCGAAGATAACCGACAG GGATCAGCTTTATTTCTTGGAGGCAATGAAGTGAAGAGCCGAGCTGTGGTGAAATACTCTTCTGCCCCTCCTCGGACAGCATTTGCACGCCTCCAAGAGAAAACAGACTTGAAACTCCCACCTGCCAACTGGTTACGAGAGAGTGCCAAACTAGGACCAGCAGGAACTACCATTCTTGGCAACAGTAGGAAAAGCAAGCCATTTTCAAG CTTTGGGATGGCATACGACTTTATTGATTCAGTGGGAAACGATGTGGATGTTGTCTCTGACTCTGAA aacATAAAAAAGCTTCTGAAGATTCCCTACAGCAAATCGCACGTGAGCATGGCAGTGCACCGCATAGGAAGGACTCTCTTGTTAGACGAGTTAGATATTCAAGAACTCTTTATGAGATCATCTCAG ACTGGTGATTGGACGTGGTTAAAAGAGTTTTATCAAAGACTTATTGATCAGAAgtggcagaggaagaaaaaaagcaaagaacactGGTATCAGAAGGCTATTCTTTCGAAGTTTTTATATTACAG TATCAATGGTGATGGAGCTGCTCAGCCTGTCCCATCTACTGCAAAACAGCAGAAATCATCCAGCGCAGATCAGACAAATGATTCGGATGGGGCTTCTTGGCCTGCCCCCTTTGAAATGCCTTCTTCAGTCTCTGAAGACCCCAGTGCTTCCAGTCAG GGAGGTGAGCCTCTTGAACCCTCATACATAGTGGGGCATGTGGCCTCAGCACCTAAAGAACAAAACCTGACTACTTTATTCAATGACGGGGAGAACAGTCAG GGTCTTAAAAATGATTTTGCTCGGAATATTTTATGGACGTTTGAAGACATACATATGCTGGTTGGCTCCAACATGCCTATATTTGGAGGAGGCAGATACCCAGCAGTCAGCCTGCGCCTCAG gTGTATGTGTTCATGCTAG
- the EDRF1 gene encoding erythroid differentiation-related factor 1 isoform X7 translates to MGDSKEARTEAPPAGAAARGGLSLLSQGESEEPSAQIICIKSSPGFPVEDNRQGSALFLGGNEVKSRAVVKYSSAPPRTAFARLQEKTDLKLPPANWLRESAKLGPAGTTILGNSRKSKPFSSFGMAYDFIDSVGNDVDVVSDSENIKKLLKIPYSKSHVSMAVHRIGRTLLLDELDIQELFMRSSQTGDWTWLKEFYQRLIDQKWQRKKKSKEHWYQKAILSKFLYYSINGDGAAQPVPSTAKQQKSSSADQTNDSDGASWPAPFEMPSSVSEDPSASSQGGEPLEPSYIVGHVASAPKEQNLTTLFNDGENSQGLKNDFARNILWTFEDIHMLVGSNMPIFGGGRYPAVSLRLRSMK, encoded by the exons ATGGGGGACTCTAAGGAGGCCAGGACCGAGGCTCCGCCGGCCGGGGCCGCTGCTCGGGGAGGGCTCAGCCTCTTGTCCCAAGGAGAGTCCGAGGAACCTTCTGCACAG ATCATTTGTATCAAAAGCAGTCCTGGCTTCCCAGTCGAAGATAACCGACAG GGATCAGCTTTATTTCTTGGAGGCAATGAAGTGAAGAGCCGAGCTGTGGTGAAATACTCTTCTGCCCCTCCTCGGACAGCATTTGCACGCCTCCAAGAGAAAACAGACTTGAAACTCCCACCTGCCAACTGGTTACGAGAGAGTGCCAAACTAGGACCAGCAGGAACTACCATTCTTGGCAACAGTAGGAAAAGCAAGCCATTTTCAAG CTTTGGGATGGCATACGACTTTATTGATTCAGTGGGAAACGATGTGGATGTTGTCTCTGACTCTGAA aacATAAAAAAGCTTCTGAAGATTCCCTACAGCAAATCGCACGTGAGCATGGCAGTGCACCGCATAGGAAGGACTCTCTTGTTAGACGAGTTAGATATTCAAGAACTCTTTATGAGATCATCTCAG ACTGGTGATTGGACGTGGTTAAAAGAGTTTTATCAAAGACTTATTGATCAGAAgtggcagaggaagaaaaaaagcaaagaacactGGTATCAGAAGGCTATTCTTTCGAAGTTTTTATATTACAG TATCAATGGTGATGGAGCTGCTCAGCCTGTCCCATCTACTGCAAAACAGCAGAAATCATCCAGCGCAGATCAGACAAATGATTCGGATGGGGCTTCTTGGCCTGCCCCCTTTGAAATGCCTTCTTCAGTCTCTGAAGACCCCAGTGCTTCCAGTCAG GGAGGTGAGCCTCTTGAACCCTCATACATAGTGGGGCATGTGGCCTCAGCACCTAAAGAACAAAACCTGACTACTTTATTCAATGACGGGGAGAACAGTCAG GGTCTTAAAAATGATTTTGCTCGGAATATTTTATGGACGTTTGAAGACATACATATGCTGGTTGGCTCCAACATGCCTATATTTGGAGGAGGCAGATACCCAGCAGTCAGCCTGCGCCTCAG AAGTATGAAATGA